One Stigmatopora argus isolate UIUO_Sarg chromosome 20, RoL_Sarg_1.0, whole genome shotgun sequence genomic region harbors:
- the LOC144065820 gene encoding carboxypeptidase Z-like isoform X2, which produces MRILLQIWCAVLVAASPPRCDSSIRGHCKPILQVKPQCEEMHLSYCADAAYTDTLFPNPLGHATRVEAENSVEYLLLSVLESLVGGECHAEARLLGCSVLAPSCRDGLALKPCRRTCEAARRRCVHAFEAIRMAWPYFLDCDRFFAGEQEGCYDPIGDLAAASDALYDYAYLEAPPPPPKIQLAYTSDAQANAILKRTAQECAHICRTYSIGRSSEGKDLLVIEFSDSPGRHELLEPEVKLMGNVHGDEVVGRQLLLFLAQYLCSEYGLGNERVRTLVNTTRIHILPSVNPDGYEAALFGQRDDGQDDARVGGGYTRSNVGCNNAQNIDLNRNFPDLTSVVYARRRQKGYRTDHVPIPDHYWFGRVAPETYAVMKWIRSLPFVLSANFAGGDLAVSYPYERSKHPLDLNLFSPTPDDKVFKFLSRSYASMHETLNAGDARCGPSSADAHRGTINGAQRSSNAGGMQDFNYLHTNCLEVTVHLGCEKFPPEEELFSIWHENEEAILSFLETVHRGIKGIVRDAEGNGIKGARVSVRGIRHDVTAAENGEYWRLLSPGIHIVSAWAPGYSRAAKKVHLPPSMHSAGRVDFILEKAAPEPDREEEEDAASAAYRRFDPDNQYKRYLRPEGGPRSSPGRLENPSWWEYLSHLGGRPPLWLLLQR; this is translated from the exons ATGCGCATTTTGCTGCAAATTTGGTGCGCCGTTCTGGTGGCAGCTTCGCCCCCGCGATGCGATTCGAGCATACGAG GTCACTGCAAGCCCATCTTGCAAGTAAAAC CGCAATGCGAGGAGATGCATCTGTCGTACTGCGCCGACGCGGCCTACACGGACACGCTGTTCCCCAACCCGCTGGGCCACGCCACCCGTGTGGAGGCGGAGAACAGCGTGGAGTACCTCCTCCTCAGCGTGCTGGAATCGCTGGTGGGCGGCGAGTGCCACGCCGAGGCCCGCCTCCTGGGCTGCTCCGTGCTGGCGCCGTCCTGCCGGGACGGCCTGGCGCTCAAGCCGTGCCGGCGGACCTGCGAGGCGGCGCGCCGCCGCTGCGTGCACGCTTTCGAGGCCATCCGCATGGCCTGGCCTTACTTCCTGGACTGCGACCGATTCTTCGCCGGCGAACAGGAAGGCTGCTACGATCCCATAGGAGACCTCGCCG CGGCGTCCGACGCCCTGTACGACTACGCCTATCTGGaagcgccgccgccaccgccgaaaATCCAATTGGCCTACACGTCGGACGCTCAGGCGAACGCCATCCTCAAGCGGACGGCGCAGGAGTGCGCCCACATCTGCCGAACGTACAGCATCGGCCGCAGCTCGGAGGGCAAGGACCTCCTGGTCATCGAGTTCTCCGACAGCCCCGGCCGACACGAGTTGC TGGAACCGGAGGTGAAGCTGATGGGCAACGTGCACGGCGACGAAGTGGTGGGCCGCCAACTCCTGCTCTTCTTGGCGCAGTATCTGTGCTCCGAGTACGGCCTGGGCAACGAGCGCGTGCGTACGCTGGTCAACACCACCCGCATTCACATCCTGCCTTCCGTCAACCCCGACGGCTACGAGGCGGCGCTCTTCGGACAGCGGGACGACGGCCAGGACGACGCCCGAGTG GGCGGCGGCTACACCCGTAGCAACGTGGGCTGCAACAACGCTCAGAACATCGACCTGAACCGAAACTTCCCCGACCTGACCTCGGTGGTCTACGCCCGCCGTCGCCAAAAGGGCTACCGCACCGACCACGTGCCCATCCCGGACCACTACTGGTTCGGCCGGGTGGCGCCCGAGACCTACGCCGTGATGAAGTGGATCCGCTCCCTCCCCTTCGTGCTCTCGGCTAACTTTGCCGGCGGCGACCTGGCGGTGTCCTACCCGTACGAGCGCTCCAAGCACCCGCTGGATCTGAACCTCTTCTCGCCGACGCCGGACGACAAG GTCTTCAAGTTCCTGTCCAGAAGCTACGCTAGCATGCACGAAACCCTGAACGCCGGCGACGCCCGCTGCGGCCCGTCTTCCGCCGACGCTCACCGGGGAACGATCAACGGAGCGCAACGGTCCAGCAACGCCGGAG GCATGCAAGACTTCAACTACCTCCACACCAACTGCTTGGAAGTGACGGTGCACCTGGGATGCGAGAAATTCCCGCCTGAGGAGGAGCTGTTCAGCATCTGGCATGAAAACGAAGAGGCCATCTTGTCCTTCTTGGAAACG GTCCACCGGGGCATCAAAGGCATCGTCAGGGACGCGGAAGGAAACGGAATCAAAGGCGCCAGGGTGTCGGTGCGAGGAATACGCCACGACGTCACCGCAG CGGAAAACGGCGAATACTGGCGCCTCCTCAGCCCGGGCATCCACATCGTGTCGGCGTGGGCTCCCGGTTACTCCCGAGCGGCCAAGAAAGTCCACCTGCCCCCCAGCATGCACTCGGCCGGCCGGGTGGACTTCATTCTGGAGAAGGCGGCGCCGGAGCCCGaccgggaggaggaggaggacgccgCCTCCGCCGCGTACCGGCGCTTCGACCCCGACAACCAGTACAAACGCTACCTCCGGCCGGAAGGGGGCCCACGCTCCTCGCCGGGAAGGTTGGAGAACCCCAGTTGGTGGGAATACTTAAGCCATCTGGGGGGGCGCCCCCCCCTTTGGTTGCTCCTGCAGCGCTAG
- the LOC144065820 gene encoding carboxypeptidase Z-like isoform X1, translating into MRILLQIWCAVLVAASPPRCDSSIRGHCKPILQVKPQCEEMHLSYCADAAYTDTLFPNPLGHATRVEAENSVEYLLLSVLESLVGGECHAEARLLGCSVLAPSCRDGLALKPCRRTCEAARRRCVHAFEAIRMAWPYFLDCDRFFAGEQEGCYDPIGDLAAASDALYDYAYLEAPPPPPKIQLAYTSDAQANAILKRTAQECAHICRTYSIGRSSEGKDLLVIEFSDSPGRHELLEPEVKLMGNVHGDEVVGRQLLLFLAQYLCSEYGLGNERVRTLVNTTRIHILPSVNPDGYEAALFGQRDDGQDDARVGGGYTRSNVGCNNAQNIDLNRNFPDLTSVVYARRRQKGYRTDHVPIPDHYWFGRVAPETYAVMKWIRSLPFVLSANFAGGDLAVSYPYERSKHPLDLNLFSPTPDDKVFKFLSRSYASMHETLNAGDARCGPSSADAHRGTINGAQRSSNAGGMQDFNYLHTNCLEVTVHLGCEKFPPEEELFSIWHENEEAILSFLETVSIPPPPPPTSMGCFSRDVDQHPTKHPQVHRGIKGIVRDAEGNGIKGARVSVRGIRHDVTAAENGEYWRLLSPGIHIVSAWAPGYSRAAKKVHLPPSMHSAGRVDFILEKAAPEPDREEEEDAASAAYRRFDPDNQYKRYLRPEGGPRSSPGRLENPSWWEYLSHLGGRPPLWLLLQR; encoded by the exons ATGCGCATTTTGCTGCAAATTTGGTGCGCCGTTCTGGTGGCAGCTTCGCCCCCGCGATGCGATTCGAGCATACGAG GTCACTGCAAGCCCATCTTGCAAGTAAAAC CGCAATGCGAGGAGATGCATCTGTCGTACTGCGCCGACGCGGCCTACACGGACACGCTGTTCCCCAACCCGCTGGGCCACGCCACCCGTGTGGAGGCGGAGAACAGCGTGGAGTACCTCCTCCTCAGCGTGCTGGAATCGCTGGTGGGCGGCGAGTGCCACGCCGAGGCCCGCCTCCTGGGCTGCTCCGTGCTGGCGCCGTCCTGCCGGGACGGCCTGGCGCTCAAGCCGTGCCGGCGGACCTGCGAGGCGGCGCGCCGCCGCTGCGTGCACGCTTTCGAGGCCATCCGCATGGCCTGGCCTTACTTCCTGGACTGCGACCGATTCTTCGCCGGCGAACAGGAAGGCTGCTACGATCCCATAGGAGACCTCGCCG CGGCGTCCGACGCCCTGTACGACTACGCCTATCTGGaagcgccgccgccaccgccgaaaATCCAATTGGCCTACACGTCGGACGCTCAGGCGAACGCCATCCTCAAGCGGACGGCGCAGGAGTGCGCCCACATCTGCCGAACGTACAGCATCGGCCGCAGCTCGGAGGGCAAGGACCTCCTGGTCATCGAGTTCTCCGACAGCCCCGGCCGACACGAGTTGC TGGAACCGGAGGTGAAGCTGATGGGCAACGTGCACGGCGACGAAGTGGTGGGCCGCCAACTCCTGCTCTTCTTGGCGCAGTATCTGTGCTCCGAGTACGGCCTGGGCAACGAGCGCGTGCGTACGCTGGTCAACACCACCCGCATTCACATCCTGCCTTCCGTCAACCCCGACGGCTACGAGGCGGCGCTCTTCGGACAGCGGGACGACGGCCAGGACGACGCCCGAGTG GGCGGCGGCTACACCCGTAGCAACGTGGGCTGCAACAACGCTCAGAACATCGACCTGAACCGAAACTTCCCCGACCTGACCTCGGTGGTCTACGCCCGCCGTCGCCAAAAGGGCTACCGCACCGACCACGTGCCCATCCCGGACCACTACTGGTTCGGCCGGGTGGCGCCCGAGACCTACGCCGTGATGAAGTGGATCCGCTCCCTCCCCTTCGTGCTCTCGGCTAACTTTGCCGGCGGCGACCTGGCGGTGTCCTACCCGTACGAGCGCTCCAAGCACCCGCTGGATCTGAACCTCTTCTCGCCGACGCCGGACGACAAG GTCTTCAAGTTCCTGTCCAGAAGCTACGCTAGCATGCACGAAACCCTGAACGCCGGCGACGCCCGCTGCGGCCCGTCTTCCGCCGACGCTCACCGGGGAACGATCAACGGAGCGCAACGGTCCAGCAACGCCGGAG GCATGCAAGACTTCAACTACCTCCACACCAACTGCTTGGAAGTGACGGTGCACCTGGGATGCGAGAAATTCCCGCCTGAGGAGGAGCTGTTCAGCATCTGGCATGAAAACGAAGAGGCCATCTTGTCCTTCTTGGAAACGGTGagcattcccccccccccaccgcCCACGTCTATGGGCTGCTTTTCCAGGGATGTTGACCAGCACCCGACCAAACACCCTCAGGTCCACCGGGGCATCAAAGGCATCGTCAGGGACGCGGAAGGAAACGGAATCAAAGGCGCCAGGGTGTCGGTGCGAGGAATACGCCACGACGTCACCGCAG CGGAAAACGGCGAATACTGGCGCCTCCTCAGCCCGGGCATCCACATCGTGTCGGCGTGGGCTCCCGGTTACTCCCGAGCGGCCAAGAAAGTCCACCTGCCCCCCAGCATGCACTCGGCCGGCCGGGTGGACTTCATTCTGGAGAAGGCGGCGCCGGAGCCCGaccgggaggaggaggaggacgccgCCTCCGCCGCGTACCGGCGCTTCGACCCCGACAACCAGTACAAACGCTACCTCCGGCCGGAAGGGGGCCCACGCTCCTCGCCGGGAAGGTTGGAGAACCCCAGTTGGTGGGAATACTTAAGCCATCTGGGGGGGCGCCCCCCCCTTTGGTTGCTCCTGCAGCGCTAG